Part of the Aquila chrysaetos chrysaetos chromosome 6, bAquChr1.4, whole genome shotgun sequence genome, aagaaaattcagcgTGAACTTCAGGGCAAATGATCCTCCATTATCAAATCCCATCTTAAAAAGTGCATAGGGCTAATTGAATTACTCTTGCTGGATTTCTATGTAGCCATGAAGTCTTCTTAATGTGGATTGATAGCATAAATCTGTTCTCCATTGAGGAAAAAGTGAACACTGGCCCCTGACATCtatctttctttccagaaatcCCATCTAACTGGACGTCTCCCTAGGCCACTTCCAAGAGAAAGATGTCTCTATCCATTACCCCTGACAcgcagcagcaaaaggaagtgAGGTCCGTTCACATCTAATTACTCCCACTCCTGGATTTATTACAATCATGCCAGGATTAATtgagaaagtaaaaatgcttAGCTGGGTGATCAATCTTCTCCGAGTTACTTACCTTGTCACCCGCtaataactgtaaaataaaaatgccccTCTTCGCTGCATTTCAGCAAATGGATTTCTATAATACATTGCTAGGAATctttaaaaggcatttgcaaGCAGTAAGGAGACAAATTGGATTAGCTGGAGAGAAAGTGCaaccaaagcatttttttcattaccgTAAAGCAAAAATTTCAGCTCTCCAACGCTCAGGTGGTGATGCAGAGACAGCGCCCGGCCCCGTGCCAGGTTCACGGAcgctggctgctctgcagcaccagCGCCGTGCGTGGGGCAGCACTGGCGGGAGCTATGGGGCAAGATTTGACGTGGGGCTCACGGATACAGCaacgagggggggggggggctgaagAATATTGCGAGTGAAACACAAGGAGCCTTTCCCGGTTTAAAGACCGGGTCATTTTCGACACCAGAGACACACGTTCTTACGTAAGGGATGCTGGGGTTTTTGGACGTACCCAGTCGCTGCTCTCATCTTGCCCACTTCCCACCATGGGGCATCTTGGGTTGCCCCAGTGTGTCCTCAGGAGCCGGGGCAGCTATTTCGGTTTAGATCTCCTAGCTAGTAAGGCCTGTTTTCCCCCAGATGGCCGCCCTGTGTCAAGGCAACTTGAAGGATGTGACTATCTTTGAGATCAGAGCTCTCTCCCTGTCAAATTTGGCTCAACCTTTATTGCAAGAAACGCACGTGATGCACAGTGCTAATACCCCAACCCCGTTCTTTCACAACCTCTTGCCCGAGAGAAatatcccattttccttctgcgacaagctttaaaataacaagaatCCAAGAGTTCCCGCAGCAAGGGCAGTCCCAGTTCTTACTGATCACATCTCCCGAGTAACGAGCTGTCCTCGGCGTGCCGGCGGGACCCAGCTGAGAACATTGGGTGCTGAGGGCTCTGCGGGAGAGCTGgggcggcagccgccgccgccgtcctgctgcaggctggagccAGCGTCCCCACGCAGATGAGCGGACAGACACCACAAAGACACGCAGCTTTCGGGAGCCCTCCTTTAATGGAAGACGTTGAGGATGCTGGGAGGCAGGACCGGagctgaaagagaagagattAAGATTCAGGGCATGCAGGGATCGG contains:
- the LOC115343348 gene encoding uncharacterized protein LOC115343348 isoform X1, with the protein product MNPSQRGRSGVSQALPAQKSSFQRRNQKEGDIMTRLSTGLAAACQLKREGPVEMKELFTRAPWERDLKKSVTAGSRGTGGAGCVLASYSSGPASQHPQRLPLKEGSRKLRVFVVSVRSSAWGRWLQPAAGRRRRLPPQLSRRALSTQCSQLGPAGTPRTARYSGDVISKNWDCPCCGNSWILVILKLVAEGKWDISLGQEVVKERGWGISTVHHVRFLQ